In Eubalaena glacialis isolate mEubGla1 chromosome 12, mEubGla1.1.hap2.+ XY, whole genome shotgun sequence, a single window of DNA contains:
- the SAMD5 gene encoding sterile alpha motif domain-containing protein 5 isoform X4 has translation MCTNIVYEWLKALQLPQYAESFVDNGYDDLEVCKQIGDPDLDAIGVLAPAHRRRILEAVRRLREQDAAAAGLYFTLEPQPPPAPPGPPAVAVPTRRRGEPCGGQAQGPHGDPRSQTTAPRGRELVSYPKLKLKIMIRDKLVRDGIHLSKPPYSRKNPVRRWCL, from the coding sequence ATGTGCACCAACATAGTTTACGAGTGGCTGAAAGCGCTGCAGCTCCCGCAGTACGCGGAGTCCTTCGTGGATAACGGCTACGATGACCTGGAGGTGTGCAAGCAGATCGGGGACCCGGATCTGGACGCCATCGGGGTGCTGGCGCCCGCGCACCGGCGCCGCATCCTGGAGGCCGTGCGCCGGCTGCGGGAGCAggacgccgccgccgccggcctcTACTTCACGCTGGAGCCGCAGCCGCCGCCCGCACCACCCGGGCCGCCCGCGGTCGCTGTCCCCACTCGCCGCCGGGGGGAGCCTTGCGGCGGCCAGGCCCAGGGCCCCCACGGGGACCCCCGCAGCCAGACGACCGCCCCTCGCGGCAGGGAGCTGGTGAGCTACCCGAAACTGAAGCTGAAGATCATGATCAGGGATAAGCTCGTCCGCGACGGCATCCACCTGAGCAAGCCCCCGTACTCCCGCAAG